A region from the Fundulus heteroclitus isolate FHET01 chromosome 22, MU-UCD_Fhet_4.1, whole genome shotgun sequence genome encodes:
- the LOC105927940 gene encoding zinc finger protein 287 produces the protein MKMSPLLLRAFVNERLAAAVAEILEVFEGAIAKYEEEASHSKQEIDRLRGLLLELQSQRTDICQPSACEDNASCEQESGLQQAARWNPELQRIKEEDHELWAADRQEQGRAATNADVLNLPRSSVGEEREREDAKPPGLRWTRSSEPDEFQEVREAKPAEVKAPLHSIASLQDEAAAISTPDRTEQGQSSALLSREPTDSSHLNSPGADYQCSLCAEAFPSSRLLMSHAFQTHSRDVGVLCTVCGGTFESAESLDAHLRSHDGSKCCPMCGKLFKSTTSLKEHMAGHAGLKLHRCHVCGKECRRKGDLKIHMRIHTGEKPFCCSLCCKSFTHSGHLKKHIRSHTGERPYRCDVCGRGFLQSAHLKSHLGTHAQKK, from the exons ATGAAAATGTCTCCGCTGCTGCTCAGGGCCTTCGTGAACGAGCGGCTCGCGGCCGCGGTCGCAGAGATCCTGGAGGTTTTCGAAGGAGCGATCGCCAAATACGAAGAAGAAGCGTCCCACTCCAAGCAGGAGATCGATCGGCTGCGAGGtctgctgctggagctgcagagccAGCGGACAG ACATCTGTCAGCCGTCCGCCTGTGAAGACAACGCTTCCTGTGAGCAGGAGTCCGGCCTCCAGCAGGCAGCTCGGTGGAATCCAGAGCTTCAGCGCATTAAAGAGGAGGATCATGAGCTCTGGGCGGCTGACCGGCAGGAGCAAGGACGGGCAGCAACGAATGCGGATGTTTTAAATCTCCCCCGCTCCTCTGTCGGGGAGGAGCGTGAGCGGGAGGATGCAAAACCACCGGGGCTACGTTGGACTCGCAGCTCCGAGCCAGATGAGTTTCAGGAGGTCCGTGAAGCGAAACCAGCAGAGGTCAAAGCGCCTCTTCACTCGATTGCGTCGTTACAGGACGAAGCTGCTGCCATTTCTACACCGGACCGTACAGAGCAGGGTCAGTCTAGTGCCCTCCTCTCCAGAGAGCCCACAGACTCGTCTCACCTGAACTCACCTGGAGCCGACTACCAGTGCTCCCTGTGTGCCGAGGCCTTCCCCTCCAGCCGCCTCCTGATGAGCCACGCCTTCCAGACCCACTCCAGGGACGTCGGGGTCCTGTGCACCGTGTGCGGAGGGACCTTCGAGTCCGCCGAGAGCCTCGACGCGCACCTCAGGTCCCACGACGGCTCGAAGTGCTGCCCCATGTGCGGGAAGCTCTTCAAAAGCACGACCTCGCTGAAGGAGCACATGGCCGGCCACGCCGGGCTGAAGCTGCACCGCTGCCACGTCTGCGGCAAGGAGTGCCGGCGCAAGGGAGACCTGAAGATCCACATGAGGATCCACACGGGCGAGAAGCCCTTCTGCTGCTCGCTGTGCTGCAAGAGCTTCACCCACAGCGGGCACCTGAAGAAGCACATCAGGAGCCACACGGGGGAGCGGCCGTACCGGTGCGACGTCTGCGGGAGGGGCTTCCTGCAGAGCGCGCACCTCAAATCCCACCTGGGTACCCACGCTCAGAAAAAGTGA